In Salmo trutta chromosome 37, fSalTru1.1, whole genome shotgun sequence, the following proteins share a genomic window:
- the apoa4b.2 gene encoding apolipoprotein A-IV — protein MKVLVVLALAVFTGCHANLFYADEPKPQLEQLTDAFWDYVAKATQTADDTVQMIKKSQLGQDVNDRITESADVASQYAISLQEQLPPAAKDLMTKITQEAEVLRERLEQDLGSVKGKLEPYAEEMKTQVQQRVEQLKQDLAPYAESLDSEALRATLLQKSEELKGSLEQSVKELQSQMGPYTDELKQKVDLRLQDFQKRVAPLAENLQSELTTRAQMVQKSLAPYAEDLKDKLDPYAQDLKAQLTALYQAFTNTN, from the exons ATGAAGGTCCTTGTGGTGCTCGCTCTGGCTGTATTCACTG GCTGCCATGCTAACCTGTTCTATGCTGATGAGCCTAAGCCACAGCTGGAGCAGCTGACAGATGCCTTCTGGGACTACGTTGCCAAGGCAACGCAAACGGCCGACGACACCGTCCAGATGATCAAGAAGTCTCAGCTAGGACAGGATGTCAA tGACCGCATCACAGAGAGTGCTGATGTGGCCAGCCAATACGCCATCTCCCTACAGGAGCAGCTTCCTCCTGCAGCCAAGGACCTGATGACCAAGATTACCCAGGAGGCTGAGGTGCTGAGAGAGCGTCTGGAGCAGGACCTGGGCAGTGTCAAAGGGAAACTGGAGCCCTACGCAGAGGAGATGAAGACACAAGTCCAGCAGAGAGTGGAGCAGCTGAAACAGGATCTGGCCCCTTATGCAGAGTCCCTGGACTCCGAGGCCCTGAGGGCCACCCTGCTCCAGAAGAGTGAGGAGCTGAAGGGGAGTCTGGAGCAGAGTGTGAAGGAGCTGCAGTCCCAGATGGGCCCCTACACTGACGAGCTGAAGCAGAAGGTGGACCTGCGCCTGCAGGACTTCCAGAAGAGAGTGGCCCCCCTGGCCGAGAATCTCCAGAGCGAGCTGACCACCAGAGCTCAGATGGTGCAGAAGAGCCTGGCCCCCTATGCTGAGGACCTGAAGGACAAGCTGGACCCCTATGCCCAGGACCTGAAGGCCCAGCTCACTGCCCTCTACCAGGCCTTCACCAACACCAACTAA